tttttttggaactaatattttagaaaatatagttCTTGGCGGATCGAGCACTTTTATAacatctcatatatatatattttgccaATTGCAGGTGCCTGCTGCAGCCAATCCATACTCTTTGCGTTCTTCAATTTTTGATCCTCCAATCACAAGTTGTTCAGAACTGCACGTTCCATTTGCAGAAGACCTTGTCCTAAATCTCTCCCAATACAAGGTGCATATTATATATCGCCaacttttataattataaatgtgtattttttttgctAGATAATTATAAATGTGTTTTGTTTATGTACGTATATTATATGCATATAGTCATGATGTGCATGCCTAATCTGGACCATATAGTCGGAAAGAGAATAGGTTAGCTTGGCCATTACcttgatttgttttataattagaCTATGCATGAGTTTCCTAGTCTGTGTTTCTGATAATTgttatggttttatttgttaatttttattagaaatcATAAGGTATTTTTGTAAGttactttattaatatatatatatgtttatgaaTTGGAAAGGAGTGGAGCGAGGAAGGAGCAGTTCCACCTTAAGATCATACCTCCAGTATATGCTACTGGagtccaaactttcaaaaatgaagaagaaatccCACTCTCCTCTGATGTTCCTGACCTTGTTCCTGATTTGTCAAATTATTTTATGCTACAACATGAACATAGTGAGAGCTCAATTGGATGCCACTACCGACAAGCAAGCCCTTCTATCTTTCAAATCCCTTGTCTCTGATCCGAAGAGTGCTCTATCCCAATGGaacctcaattcatctcattgcGATTGGCCTGGTGTCAATTGCACCAATAATGGAGCTCGAGTCCGGTCTCTTGTACTTAACGGTCATGGCCTCATTGGAACCATTCCTCCACAGCTTTCCAACCTCACATCCCTCCAAATTCTTGACCTTTCCGGAAACTCTTTTTTTGGTCACATTCCTTCAGAGCTTTCTCGGCTGGCCAGCCTTCAGATTCTAGTTCTTTCAATAAACTCCATTAATGGCACAATTCCTCTTGAACTCGGCAATCTGCCTAGATTGAAGATGCTTGACTTGTCCAGAAATAATCTTACTGGTGCAATCCCCATAACCTTTGGTTTTCTACCCAGTCTTACTATGCTCTTAATAGCAGAAAACCAACTATCAGGTAAAATTCCTGCTGAGTTGGGTCTTCTCCGAAATCTACTTTGGCTTCAACTTCCGATGAATCAGTTAACTGGAGAAATTCCATTTTCGATTTGCAACATGTCTTCTTTGGTCTTCTTATCTCTTACAGGAAACATGCTTACTGGGAAACTACCTTCCAATATAGGCCATGATCTTCCCCGTTTAACTGAGCTTTACTTGGCTAACAATAAGTTGGAAGGTCCAATTCCCAATTCTTTGTCCAATGCTTCACAACTGCAAGTCATTGATCTCTCTATAAATAGATTCATTGGGTCTCTACCATTGCTGGGTAACTTGAAGAATCTGACCAAACTAAATCTTGGAAATAATAGGTTATCTTCAACGACGGAACTAAACTTTCAGGCATTTGGGTCCCTCACAAACTGTACTAAGATGGAACAACTCATTTTGGAGTTGAACCAACTAGGAGGAGAACTTCCTGTTTCTGTATCAAATCTGTCAGCAAACCTTCAAGAATTTTGTATTGGTGAGAACTTCTTCACTGGAGGCTTCCCCCAGGGCTTTGACAAGTACCAGAACCTCTTTGCTTTAGctataaacaaaaattttttcaaagGTGAAATACCAAGCTCTATTAGACAACTAAAGCAACTACAAAGGTTGATGGTACATGGAAACAAGCTTTCTGGAGATATTCCCGACATCTTTGGCAATTTTACAcgactttattttctttcaatgtCAGACAACCAGCTCTCTGGTGGATTTCCTTCGAGTTTAGTGTATTGCCAACGCTTGAGTGCATTGTATCTAGCAGGGAACAAGCTCACAGGAAGCATTACAAAGCATATTTCTGGGCTTTCAAGTTTAAGCCGATTGCTATTGGCACGCAACTTGTTTATTGGTTCTCTACCAATGGAAATAGGAAACTTGAAGCAGCTTGAAGTATTGGACATTTCTGAAAACCTTCTCTCAGGAAATATCACcacagaaattacaaaatgcTTGAGTTTGCGCCATTTGCGCATGGCAAGAAACAACCTAACTGGCTTGATACCGAGCTCACTTGGAGAATTAGCATCATTGGAGGGCTTGGACCTTTCCTCAAACGAACTTTCTGGTCCAGTCCCAAAAGAACTAGAGAATCTTGAAGTTCTAAAGACTCTAAATTTGTCTTTCAATCAATTAGAAGGACAAATTCCAATAAATGGTGTGTTTGTCAACCTCACTTGGGACTCCCTCCAGGGAAATTATAAGCTCTGTGGATTCAACCAAGAGGTTACAGAAAAGCTGAGAGTCAATATATGTACATCAAATTCTCATTTACTACCTAAAATATTGATTCCAGTTTCTTGTTTCCTTGTGTTAGTCTGTGCAATGTGTTGCTTCTTCTGGGCATTGATCACCCGAAAGAACAAAAATagaggaaacaaaaaaagatcTTCATCTGCAATCATCGGGTCTCTGCCAAGGCTATCTTACTCTGAAATCCAGCGTGCGACAAATGGTTTTGCTGCAGAAAATTTGATTGGCAAGGGAGGGTTCGGGACCGTTTATAAAGCAGTGCTCGAGAACACTGGGAAGCTTGGTGTCAACACCATCTATGCAGTAAAGGTTCTTGACTTGGGACAAAGCAAAGCTTCTAAAAGTTTTGATGCAGAATGTGAAGTGCTAAGAAATATTAGG
This is a stretch of genomic DNA from Carya illinoinensis cultivar Pawnee chromosome 15, C.illinoinensisPawnee_v1, whole genome shotgun sequence. It encodes these proteins:
- the LOC122295923 gene encoding putative receptor-like protein kinase At3g47110 isoform X1, producing the protein MLLESKLSKMKKKSHSPLMFLTLFLICQIILCYNMNIVRAQLDATTDKQALLSFKSLVSDPKSALSQWNLNSSHCDWPGVNCTNNGARVRSLVLNGHGLIGTIPPQLSNLTSLQILDLSGNSFFGHIPSELSRLASLQILVLSINSINGTIPLELGNLPRLKMLDLSRNNLTGAIPITFGFLPSLTMLLIAENQLSGKIPAELGLLRNLLWLQLPMNQLTGEIPFSICNMSSLVFLSLTGNMLTGKLPSNIGHDLPRLTELYLANNKLEGPIPNSLSNASQLQVIDLSINRFIGSLPLLGNLKNLTKLNLGNNRLSSTTELNFQAFGSLTNCTKMEQLILELNQLGGELPVSVSNLSANLQEFCIGENFFTGGFPQGFDKYQNLFALAINKNFFKGEIPSSIRQLKQLQRLMVHGNKLSGDIPDIFGNFTRLYFLSMSDNQLSGGFPSSLVYCQRLSALYLAGNKLTGSITKHISGLSSLSRLLLARNLFIGSLPMEIGNLKQLEVLDISENLLSGNITTEITKCLSLRHLRMARNNLTGLIPSSLGELASLEGLDLSSNELSGPVPKELENLEVLKTLNLSFNQLEGQIPINGVFVNLTWDSLQGNYKLCGFNQEVTEKLRVNICTSNSHLLPKILIPVSCFLVLVCAMCCFFWALITRKNKNRGNKKRSSSAIIGSLPRLSYSEIQRATNGFAAENLIGKGGFGTVYKAVLENTGKLGVNTIYAVKVLDLGQSKASKSFDAECEVLRNIRHWNLVKVFTSCSSIDHTGADFKALIMEFMSNGNLDNWLYPEDIESGLFLTLTKRLNIAIDVASALDYLHHHCEPPVVHCDLKPGNVLLDVNMAAHVGDFGLARFLLQNPQQNEISTIGLKGSIGYIAPEYGQGGKASTGGDVYSFGILLLEMFIAKKPTDEMFKEGLNLNKYASTMQQKKITDIADPRLFKDNENYTRSSNTSNSNFTSGESSNIDNNSNHGWFNRSEECAAAVIRLGLSCAAHSAKDRLTIGEALTKLQELMKILVG
- the LOC122295923 gene encoding receptor kinase-like protein Xa21 isoform X2, which gives rise to MLLESKLSKMKKKSHSPLMFLTLFLICQIILCYNMNIVRAQLDATTDKQALLSFKSLVSDPKSALSQWNLNSSHCDWPGVNCTNNGARVRSLVLNGHGLIGTIPPQLSNLTSLQILDLSGNSFFGHIPSELSRLASLQILVLSINSINGTIPLELGNLPRLKMLDLSRNNLTGAIPITFGFLPSLTMLLIAENQLSGKIPAELGLLRNLLWLQLPMNQLTGEIPFSICNMSSLVFLSLTGNMLTGKLPSNIGHDLPRLTELYLANNKLEGPIPNSLSNASQLQVIDLSINRFIGSLPLLGNLKNLTKLNLGNNRLSSTTELNFQAFGSLTNCTKMEQLILELNQLGGELPVSVSNLSANLQEFCIGNKLTGSITKHISGLSSLSRLLLARNLFIGSLPMEIGNLKQLEVLDISENLLSGNITTEITKCLSLRHLRMARNNLTGLIPSSLGELASLEGLDLSSNELSGPVPKELENLEVLKTLNLSFNQLEGQIPINGVFVNLTWDSLQGNYKLCGFNQEVTEKLRVNICTSNSHLLPKILIPVSCFLVLVCAMCCFFWALITRKNKNRGNKKRSSSAIIGSLPRLSYSEIQRATNGFAAENLIGKGGFGTVYKAVLENTGKLGVNTIYAVKVLDLGQSKASKSFDAECEVLRNIRHWNLVKVFTSCSSIDHTGADFKALIMEFMSNGNLDNWLYPEDIESGLFLTLTKRLNIAIDVASALDYLHHHCEPPVVHCDLKPGNVLLDVNMAAHVGDFGLARFLLQNPQQNEISTIGLKGSIGYIAPEYGQGGKASTGGDVYSFGILLLEMFIAKKPTDEMFKEGLNLNKYASTMQQKKITDIADPRLFKDNENYTRSSNTSNSNFTSGESSNIDNNSNHGWFNRSEECAAAVIRLGLSCAAHSAKDRLTIGEALTKLQELMKILVG